A part of Pectobacterium cacticida genomic DNA contains:
- the ilvI gene encoding acetolactate synthase 3 large subunit, which produces MEMLSGAEMVVRSLIDQGVKHVFGYPGGAVLDIYDALHTVGGIEHVLVRHEQGAVHMADGYARATGDVGVVLVTSGPGATNAITGIATAYMDSIPMVVLSGQVATSLIGYDAFQECDMVGISRPIVKHSFLVKKAEDVPTILKKAFYLASTGRPGPVVVDLPKDVMNPANKLPYVYPESVSMRSYNPTVQGHKGQIRRALQTLLAAEKPIIYSGGGVINAGCHEELLALAEKLNLPVTTSLMGLGGFPGTHRQCLGMLGMHGTYEANMAMHHADVIFAVGVRFDDRTTNNLAKYCPNATVLHIDIDPASISKTVNADIPIVGDAKHVLTLMLGLLAQESDGAPQQFDALRDWWQSIEQWRGRHCLKYSTEGDKIKPQAVIETLYRLTEGKAYVASDVGQHQMFAALYYPFDLPRRWVNSGGLGTMGFGLPAALGIKLALPQETVICVTGDGSIQMNIQELSTALQYDLPIVVINLNNRFLGMVKQWQDMIYSGRHSSSYMESLPDFVKLAQAYGHIGISIDTPDELEEKLAQALAQKDRLVFVDINIDSSEHVYPMQIRGGAMDEMWLSKTERT; this is translated from the coding sequence ATGGAGATGTTGTCAGGCGCCGAAATGGTGGTTCGATCGTTGATCGATCAGGGCGTAAAACATGTTTTCGGTTATCCGGGTGGTGCGGTGCTGGATATTTACGATGCCCTGCATACGGTCGGCGGTATTGAGCATGTCCTGGTGCGGCATGAGCAAGGCGCGGTACATATGGCTGATGGCTATGCGCGTGCGACAGGTGATGTCGGCGTGGTGCTGGTGACGTCAGGCCCCGGCGCGACGAATGCCATTACCGGTATCGCCACGGCGTATATGGACTCCATTCCTATGGTGGTGTTGTCCGGTCAGGTAGCCACATCGCTGATCGGTTACGACGCTTTTCAGGAATGTGACATGGTGGGCATTTCCCGTCCTATTGTGAAACACAGTTTTCTCGTCAAAAAAGCAGAAGATGTTCCGACGATCTTGAAAAAAGCGTTCTATCTTGCCTCAACTGGGCGTCCTGGCCCGGTAGTCGTCGATCTGCCGAAAGATGTTATGAACCCGGCAAATAAATTGCCTTATGTCTATCCCGAAAGTGTCAGCATGCGCTCCTATAATCCGACTGTTCAAGGGCATAAAGGCCAGATCCGTCGTGCGCTGCAAACCTTACTGGCGGCCGAAAAACCGATTATTTACAGTGGCGGTGGCGTAATTAACGCGGGATGTCATGAAGAACTGCTGGCATTGGCGGAAAAACTTAACTTACCCGTTACCACTTCCCTGATGGGGTTGGGCGGGTTTCCCGGAACGCATCGACAATGTCTCGGTATGTTGGGGATGCACGGCACGTATGAAGCCAATATGGCCATGCATCATGCCGATGTGATTTTTGCTGTTGGGGTGCGCTTTGATGATCGCACCACGAACAACCTAGCGAAATATTGCCCGAATGCGACGGTGTTGCATATTGATATCGATCCCGCATCGATTTCTAAAACGGTCAATGCGGATATCCCAATCGTTGGCGATGCTAAACACGTGTTAACCCTCATGTTGGGGTTACTGGCGCAGGAATCAGATGGCGCGCCGCAGCAGTTTGATGCGTTACGTGATTGGTGGCAGTCCATTGAGCAATGGCGAGGGCGCCACTGCCTGAAATACAGCACGGAAGGCGACAAGATTAAACCGCAGGCGGTGATTGAAACCTTGTATCGCCTGACGGAAGGGAAAGCCTATGTGGCATCGGACGTTGGTCAGCATCAGATGTTTGCCGCGCTGTATTATCCATTTGATTTGCCACGCCGCTGGGTGAATTCCGGCGGGTTGGGTACCATGGGGTTTGGGCTGCCGGCGGCGCTAGGCATTAAGCTCGCATTGCCGCAAGAAACGGTGATTTGTGTGACAGGCGACGGCAGTATTCAGATGAATATCCAAGAGCTGTCTACGGCGCTGCAATATGATTTGCCCATTGTGGTCATTAACCTGAACAACCGTTTCCTCGGTATGGTGAAGCAGTGGCAGGATATGATTTACTCTGGCCGCCATTCCAGCTCTTACATGGAATCACTGCCTGATTTCGTCAAGTTGGCGCAAGCGTATGGTCATATCGGGATTTCTATCGACACGCCAGACGAATTAGAAGAGAAGTTGGCACAAGCGCTGGCGCAAAAAGATCGGCTGGTGTTCGTAGATATCAACATCGACAGTAGCGAGCATGTGTATCCCATGCAGATCCGCGGCGGAGCGATGGATGAAATGTGGTTGAGCAAAACGGAGAGGACCTGA